One Pichia kudriavzevii chromosome 3, complete sequence genomic window carries:
- a CDS encoding uncharacterized protein (PKUD0C04530), which yields MKRENKIFHIGEAPNDRFYMCMRSRRLNLIYTRRVMYSTMLSRCRVQWSSSIAKPRCLLWGKRGIITGHGKTGSNAVPKTGNVSGEEKSKSSSGSPFDSSFSFQLFLIVGAMGAGYTLGKTAIETSPPVTLFPNGSTTSYEDLKEFEKVDKERLQKRYDMFRRCALRILENKGIEVDMKYGKNEFLFEEKYCSKDVSQIMNEPDEIGDVFFGKDVKEFKDKEFVWYPETTEDVSAILKTCDEFKVPVNSKSSRVPSIGLTFSIDFSNFDKSDDSDNKIALTCNMTNEEIKAKLKNTFDLNNRLDALDLFFIDCGLKLSSSNNKLINNRFDSKDVDEIECVLPDGNIINVRNDINDKDNYKLYQLLTTFQDDVAIITKAYIDKSKRVDQHSAADEKSLIVIGANDMSQLQNLIKEIKHKVNEEVAIVDNNGCLQILDRFGEYRTFAIVKTDNTTLTKLNKKFQNGLVVADGCRIESLPVSMVGNPALQSGYLSDCVTSGGNGVLVKEKLSATQVKAYYVTSPVAETKVVDPQSTLRSVLRRLKLAMDNGRILNSGSAVATVSTSNM from the coding sequence ATGAAACGAGAAAACAAGATTTTCCATATTGGAGAAGCCCCAAATGACAGATTCTACATGTGCATGAGAAGTAGGAGACTGAACCTCATATACACACGGAGAGTCATGTATTCGACCATGTTAAGCAGATGCAGGGTTCAGTGGAGCTCGAGTATTGCCAAGCCACGATGTTTATTGTGGGGCAAAAGAGGTATAATCACCGGACATGGGAAAACGGGATCTAATGCTGTTCCCAAGACAGGCAACGTGTCCGGTGAGGAGAAGAGCAAGTCGAGTTCGGGTTCGCCTTTTGATTCGTCCTTTTCGTTTCAGctgtttttgattgttggAGCAATGGGGGCAGGCTATACATTGGGGAAAACGGCAATTGAAACTTCGCCGCCAGTCACGCTGTTTCCGAATGGATCGACTACAAGTTATGAAGACTTGAAGGAGTTTGAGAAAGTGGACAAGGAAAGATTACAAAAGCGATACGATATGTTCAGACGGTGTGCGTTGAGGATCTTGGAGAATAAGGGTATCGAGGTGGATATGAAGTACGGTAAGAATGagtttttatttgaggAGAAATACTGCAGCAAGGACGTGTCCCAGATTATGAATGAGCCGGACGAGATTGGAGACGTTTTCTTTGGGAAAGACGTGAAGGAATTCAAAGACAAGGAGTTTGTGTGGTACCCGGAGACAACAGAGGACGTTTCTGCGATTTTGAAAACCTGTGATGAGTTTAAGGTTCCTGTCAACAGCAAATCTTCTAGGGTTCCGAGTATTGGACTCACTTTTTCGattgatttctccaattttgaCAAGAGTGACGATAGTGACAACAAGATTGCCCTAACTTGTAATATGACCAATGAGGAAATCAAGGCGAAACTGAAAAACACGTTTGACTTAAACAACAGACTTGATGCACTAGacttgtttttcattgactGTGGCTTGAAGTTGTCGAGCAGTAACAACAAGCTGATAAACAACAGGTTTGACTCGAAAGATGTTGACGAAATCGAGTGTGTTTTGCCCGATGGtaatatcatcaatgtGCGTAATGATATAAATGATAAGGATAACTACAAGCTGTATCAATTGCTCACCACTTTTCAAGATGATGTTGCAATAATAACCAAGGCATATATTGATAAAAGTAAACGAGTGGACCAGCATAGTGCCGCTGACGAGAAAAGTTTGATTGTGATTGGTGCCAACGACATGTCTCAACTCCAGAATCTaatcaaggaaatcaaacatAAAGTGAATGAGGAAGTCGCCATTGTGGACAACAACGGTTGTTTACAAATCCTGGACCGTTTTGGGGAATACAGAACATTTGCAATTGTTAAAACAGACAACACTACCCTTACGAAACTAAACAAAAAGTTCCAAAATGGATTGGTAGTTGCAGACGGTTGCCGGATTGAATCTCTTCCTGTTTCCATGGTTGGCAATCCCGCCCTACAAAGTGGCTATTTGAGTGACTGTGTCACCTCTGGTGGCAATGGTGTTCTTGTGAAGGAGAAGCTATCTGCAACACAAGTCAAGGCCTACTACGTCACCTCTCCAGTTGCAGAGACGAAGGTTGTTGATCCACAATCAACTCTTCGGTCTGTCCTCCGGCGACTCAAGTTGGCCATGGACAACGGCCGTATTCTCAACAGCGGCTCTGCTGTTGCCACTGTCTCTACAAGTAACATGTAG
- a CDS encoding uncharacterized protein (PKUD0C04540; similar to Saccharomyces cerevisiae YGL073W (HSF1); ancestral locus Anc_6.209): MNGPNRNDREASQMGNLNDGRTVSTQSNDNNKQYSPNQIESLQQIPIEGKGENHTVQGSVQPLKGSSRSADHLNTNSLPMATTPLFLEPVYPDDPVSMDILNTNTDINGDLNKDSIMHSMMPSLSLNTMDKDETTNSKIVPLTSDSIGYDAENGSTSSTFESINQIAKKSEKSLAELTNSTEKSLAALKKPKLKKTTLAPAKRPAFVVKLWKMINDPENEKYMTWIKNGNAFQVNDRENFMKYVLPKYFKHNNFASFVRQLNMYGWHKMQDVNSGSLAQTEEIWRFEHPNFRKGREDLLDSIVRNKPGKDNEEEDVDIKVLMDQLEKMRQNQRAISDDLRRVREDNEMLWKENFIARERHKIQSETLDKIMRFLASIYGNNTSRLLDQVNDPNTSDLVSHNNNVQYGPTQGRPDYNYYNQYASPNNNSMYNGYPNNNNMNNSIALRGQVQGKGYPQSPRVLPQSVATRQQAHRRSNTPQTYMNSQTPQRQQTDQLYTVQTPYYEASQSVASSENPVQTKKMLLLTNRSNNSLSSSSTRRTSKNPNELRMKNVGYSASTSDSTDSNIQEIHRGPENRNSQINGYSQVPDYVNMPRQFGGQGQSRIVHLSPYDSQDNEGLQFSPPTTGGFNSRNPNVQGESLARDNVDNVGQEQDPLQKYVDDGYISMNNTQKLTPNEYIIHQPQAQRLSRSESQSNSGSGSDMVGTPIQIMGNIHQQLSKNQGALKQVNDWLNKYNGGAEPDMPAPDDFKVDDFLKGPLELSVAPTPIEFNDNDFINVNTPIHTPTIPTAQLNTRIPGNVLNVSSKRPLIHDDSSLDLDEHLLNSGTVHPDPKRFKPA; the protein is encoded by the coding sequence ATGAATGGCCCTAACAGGAATGACAGAGAGGCCTCTCAAATGGGAAACTTGAACGATGGTAGAACTGTTTCCACCCAGTCCAATgataacaacaaacaatatTCTCCAAACCAAATAGAGAGCCTACAACAAATCCCGATAGAGGGCAAAGGGGAAAATCATACAGTTCAAGGAAGTGTACAGCCATTAAAGGGGAGCTCCCGGTCGGCTGATCACCTGAACACAAACTCATTGCCGATGGCAACAACTCCATTGTTTCTGGAACCAGTTTATCCAGACGATCCTGTCTCCATGGACATTTTGAACACAAATACAGATATAAACGGAGATCTGAACAAAGACTCTATTATGCATTCAATGATGCCAAGTCTTAGCTTGAACACTATGGATAAAGATGAAACTACTAATTCTAAGATTGTTCCGCTAACTTCTGACAGTATCGGTTACGATGCAGAAAATGGCTCCACTAGTTCAACTTTCGAAAGTATCAACCAGATTGCCAAAAAATCGGAAAAATCTCTTGCTGAGCTTACTAATAGCACTGAAAAATCGCTAGCTGCTTTGAAAAAGCctaaattgaaaaaaacgACTCTAGCCCCGGCAAAGAGACCTGCCTTTGTGGTCAAATTGTGGAAGATGATAAATGATCCAGAAAATGAGAAGTACATGACGTGGATCAAGAACGGTAACGCATTTCAGGTAAATGATAGAGAAAATTTTATGAAGTATGTCTTGCctaaatatttcaaacatAATAACTTTGCATCATTTGTGAGGCAATTGAATATGTACGGTTGGCATAAAATGCAGGACGTTAATTCTGGATCATTGGCACAAACAGAGGAAATCTGGAGATTTGAACATCCCAATTTTCGTAAAGGTAGAGAGGATCTACTTGATAGCATTGTTAGAAACAAACCTGGAAAGGAtaacgaagaagaagatgtgGATATCAAAGTATTAATGGATCAATTAGAGAAGATGAGACAGAATCAAAGGGCTATTTCGGACGACTTGAGAAGAGTGAGAGAGGATAATGAGATGCTGTGGAAGGAAAATTTCATTGCTAGAGAACGACACAAAATTCAATCTGAGACGTTGGATAAGATAATGAGGTTTTTGGCCAGTATTTATGGGAATAATACTTCCAGGCTTTTAGATCAAGTGAATGATCCAAATACTTCTGATTTGGTTTCCCATAATAACAATGTTCAGTATGGACCAACGCAAGGGCGACCAGATTATAACTATTACAACCAATATGCCTCTCCAAACAATAACTCTATGTACAATGGTTACCccaataataataacatGAATAATTCCATTGCGTTAAGAGGACAAGTTCAAGGAAAAGGATACCCACAATCTCCACGTGTATTGCCACAGTCAGTAGCTACCAGGCAACAAGCACATCGTAGGAGCAATACTCCTCAGACTTATATGAATTCTCAGACTCCTCAAAGGCAACAAACTGACCAATTATATACAGTACAAACACCATATTATGAGGCCTCTCAGTCAGTTGCCTCTTCTGAAAATCCCGTgcaaaccaaaaaaatgttaCTTCTAACAAATAGATCTAACAATAGTTTGTCTTCATCGTCCACCCGTAGAACATCTAAAAATCCGAATGAATTGAGGATGAAAAACGTGGGATATTCTGCTTCAACATCGGATTCTACTGATTCTAATATCCAAGAGATTCACAGAGGTCCAGAAAACAGAAATTCACAAATCAATGGGTACTCGCAAGTCCCAGATTATGTCAACATGCCAAGGCAGTTTGGCGGGCAGGGGCAATCGAGGATTGTTCATCTGAGTCCATATGACAGTCAAGATAATGAAGGGCTGCAATTTTCTCCTCCTACTACTGGTGGGTTCAATTCCAGGAATCCCAATGTTCAAGGAGAATCATTAGCTAGAGATAATGTTGATAATGTAGGACAAGAACAGGATCCTCTACAGAAGTATGTTGATGATGGCTATATATCAATGAATAACACACAAAAACTGACTCCGAATGAATACATTATACATCAGCCTCAGGCTCAAAGATTGTCTCGTTCGGAATCCCAGTCTAACTCAGGATCTGGATCAGATATGGTTGGAACACCTATTCAAATAATGGGTAATATTCATCAGCAGCTAAGTAAAAACCAAGGCGCATTGAAACAAGTCAATGATTGGCTAAATAAGTACAATGGTGGGGCAGAGCCAGACATGCCTGCTCctgatgatttcaaagttgatGACTTCCTGAAAGGACCGTTAGAATTAAGTGTTGCACCAACTCCTATTGAGttcaatgataatgattttatcaatgtTAATACTCCGATTCATACGCCCACCATTCCAACGGCACAACTGAATACACGTATTCCTGGAAATGTTTTAAATGTTAGTAGCAAGAGACCATTGATACATGATGATTCCAGCTTAGATTTGGATGaacatttgttgaattctGGAACTGTACATCCAGATCCTAAGAGATTCAAACCTGCATAA
- a CDS encoding uncharacterized protein (PKUD0C04550), translated as MAGYSMTFKRFSVFRNYKCRFFSKVSVVREEYDNPRIDILSKLINVARLEGSEFETSLDEESIIECLRGMTNVPVPKSKYPFLSYSNFPRSKFLPPMPKSESKEELVQFVDKLTTFQYPKPRIPQISRLIHESVSAHPEFFPKESYLKIVYFYNYHSNLKLCFDILNTMIQRTDLKQDIEFHNVIISDTFKPSNMKKVIERLESLEHRGMKANTNTWYHGFTRMKNSDPKIQLIEMMQELNIPLYPILHLLKPLAGYFTPEKLNKLFEKEGVSIERDTLTSPLFNILATSYLRHNQISELWDLIEGTPQLRPFMNTGLYVTFIEHFLSNNQLGFAFAFTQYVQSKFGLRVSKILISMIVNKHLPNCSYFENWISIVRILYPKAIRDSSIFLNTKTLSNLQDYATLYRFDNNFESVSRKDKEIKRMIDKSLVWKDKPIFSLSENAKSFIDCAKMVGQPI; from the coding sequence ATGGCAGGATATTCCATGACTTTCAAAAGGTTTTCGGTTTTTCGGAACTACAAATGTcgatttttctcaaaagtaTCAGTTGTAAGAGAGGAGTATGATAATCCTCGGATAGACATATTGTCGAAGTTAATAAATGTGGCTAGGCTCGAGGGGTCTGAATTTGAAACCTCATTAGACGAAGAATCAATTATAGAGTGTCTGAGAGGGATGACGAATGTTCCAGTTCCGAAATCAAAGTATCCTTTTCTCTCTTACTCCAATTTTCCAAGATCCAAGTTTCTGCCACCAATGCCAAAATCCGAAAGCAAAGAAGAGCTAGTACAGTTTGTAGATAAGTTAACTACTTTTCAATATCCCAAACCAAGGATTCCACAAATTAGTCGGCTGATACACGAAAGTGTTAGTGCCCACCCTGAGTTTTTCCCAAAAGAATCGTACTTAAaaattgtttatttttacaATTACCACTCCAACCTCAAACTATGTTTCGATATTCTCAATACCATGATTCAAAGAACAGATTTGAAACAGGACATTGAGTTCCACAACGTTATTATATCGGATACTTTCAAACCGTCTAATATGAAGAAGGTCATTGAAAGGTTGGAATCGTTGGAACATAGGGGCATGAAGGCTAACACAAATACTTGGTATCATGGATTTAcaagaatgaaaaatagCGATCCGAAGATTCAGTTGATCGAAATGATGCAAGAGTTGAACATACCTCTTTACCCAATACTTCATCTACTAAAACCGCTTGCAGGTTACTTCACGCCTGAAAAGTTGAACAAACTCTTCGAAAAGGAAGGAGTTTCTATTGAACGAGATACATTGACGTCTCCATTGTTCAACATACTAGCAACCTCATATTTGAGGCATAATCAGATAAGTGAGTTATGGGATCTCATTGAAGGAACTCCCCAACTAAGACCATTTATGAATACAGGATTATATGTGACATTCATTGAACATTTCTTATCAAATAACCAACTAGGTTTTGCCTTTGCCTTCACTCAATACGTGCAGAGCAAGTTTGGTTTGAGAGTTTCTAAAATATTAATAAGTATGATTGTGAACAAACACTTGCCAAATTGTTcctattttgaaaattggaTTTCAATTGTGCGTATCTTATACCCAAAGGCAATTCGGGATTCCAGCATTTTCTTGAACACGAAAACACTATCAAATCTGCAGGACTACGCTACTCTTTATCGCTTTGATAATAATTTTGAGAGTGTAAGtagaaaagataaagaaattaaaagaatGATTGATAAGAGTTTAGTATGGAAGGATAAACCAATTTTCAGCTTAAGTGAAAACGCAAAGAGCTTTATTGATTGTGCTAAGATGGTTGGCCAGCCTATCTAA
- a CDS encoding uncharacterized protein (PKUD0C04560; similar to Saccharomyces cerevisiae YNL097C (PHO23); ancestral locus Anc_2.183), whose product MDHDVVVPVKTSQRILERKQRQLEKEQEEKRKEVKTIADAQESDICLGLNELTDALQAFPQGVISYFTLLKEIEAKCIYTVPHLMAYIKRFLAMRKDHPKRGLLLSRIRECIKELMPCLEEKMHVATIANDLVRKYTTRLDQAYDIIVTNEIPEIVRIGPLWEPCMKVSEPKTLQQQRSESRREAIAAKRAKNGDEEYESAVGEDSMGPSKKGVKGKKEKVYQNTQYAGNPHSSNVNVFPNGRKRRNGDVVNEDEYVNAKQVNSNGTRNVSSSNKKTKAIKSSKGVRKESGNGGNNAAPSNGKRKGGGGATDYGDGANARPKTKKEEKVEEETGSREAYEGEPVYCYCQQVSYGEMVGCDGEHCEKEWFHLPCTGLKEPPKGEWYCDECKVKLGIKP is encoded by the coding sequence ATGGACCACGATGTAGTAGTACCTGTCAAAACCTCGCAAAGGATTTTGGAGAGGAAACAAAGGCAGTTAGAGAAGGaacaagaggaaaagagaaaagaagtCAAGACGATTGCTGATGCACAGGAATCGGATATCTGTCTAGGGTTGAACGAGCTTACCGATGCGTTACAGGCGTTCCCGCAGGGGGTGATCAGCTACTTCACGTTGCTGAAGGAAATTGAGGCGAAATGCATATACACGGTGCCTCATTTGATGGCGTACATCAAGAGATTTCTCGCAATGAGGAAAGATCATCCCAAGCGGGGGCTGTTACTATCCAGAATACGTGAGTGTATCAAGGAGTTAATGCCGTGTTTAGAGGAGAAGATGCATGTGGCCACCATAGCCAACGATCTAGTGAGAAAGTACACGACAAGGTTGGACCAGGCCTATGATATAATAGTAACGAACGAAATACCAGAGATAGTCCGGATTGGTCCATTGTGGGAGCCATGTATGAAAGTCAGTGAGCCTAAGACCTTGCAACAACAGCGAAGTGAGAGTCGTCGGGAGGCCATTGCTGCGAAAAGGGCGAAAAACGGTGACGAGGAGTATGAGAGTGCCGTTGGTGAAGACTCCATGGGGCCTTCAAAGAAGGGGGTCAAGGGtaagaaagagaaggttTATCAGAATACCCAATATGCAGGCAACCCGCATTCCAGCAATGTGAATGTGTTTCCTAACGGACGAAAGAGGAGAAACGGCGATGTAGTCAATGAAGACGAGTACGTAAATGCAAAACAGGTAAATAGCAATGGGACAAGAAATGTATCGTCGTCTAACAAAAAGACCAAGGCGATCAAGTCCAGTAAGGGGGTCAGAAAGGAAAGTGGTAATGGCGGTAATAATGCGGCACCATCTAATGGGAAACGAAAAGGAGGTGGTGGCGCAACCGATTATGGTGACGGAGCAAATGCTCGTCCTAAGACcaagaaggaggagaaggTTGAGGAAGAAACTGGTTCTCGTGAGGCGTATGAGGGAGAACCCGTTTACTGTTATTGCCAACAGGTTTCTTATGGAGAGATGGTTGGTTGTGACGGAGAGCACTGTGAGAAGGAGTGGTTCCATCTCCCATGCACTGGTTTGAAGGAACCTCCAAAGGGAGAATGGTACTGTGATGAATGTAAGGTCAAGCTAGGAATAAAGCCATAG
- a CDS encoding uncharacterized protein (PKUD0C04570; similar to Saccharomyces cerevisiae YKL019W (RAM2); ancestral locus Anc_2.661), translating to MSEIKPELGFYIWQYCLGFLFVYLDSHFEENPPCMEMECGEYNFDDISPLPIGDEAAEVKDIVLCKIMYTDEFKQVFSYLRALMEKEELSRRAMYVACRAISLVPAHYTVWEYKFRIVKELVNKNEYDVLQELEWCSHVSLANEKNYQIWHYREMVIELLINTAYGGEKEKYDLCGEYDIIKQMLARDTKNYHVWSHKRWVVQYFGLFRSGEELQYTETLIDEDVRNNSAWNFRHFILFGDKADAKKNRDTLSHEIGFTISQIARAITNPSSWNYLKFLYGECLQEEFRDLYDEIKKTVLQYTLSASGDEERLLDQGHHRVAVPAFEVLAEMHAHEGDADAQRHVYGLLAEKLDPVRRNYWKYKSSLV from the coding sequence ATGTCTGAAATAAAACCAGAGTTGGGTTTCTACATTTGGCAGTATTGTTTGGGCTTCTTATTTGTTTATTTAGATAGCCATTTTGAAGAGAATCCCCCCTGTATGGAAATGGAGTGTGGAGAATACAACTTTGATGACATAAGCCCGCTTCCTATTGGAGATGAAGCGGCCGAGGTGAAAGACATTGTCCTGTGCAAGATCATGTACACCGATGAGTTCAAGCAGGTGTTTTCTTACTTGCGAGCACTCATGGAGAAAGAGGAACTGAGCAGAAGAGCGATGTATGTTGCCTGTAGGGCCATATCTCTTGTACCGGCGCATTATACGGTGTGGGAATACAAATTTCGGATTGTTAAAGAATTGGTGAACAAGAACGAGTACGATGTCTTGCAAGAGCTCGAGTGGTGTTCACATGTGTCATTGGCAAATGAGaagaattatcaaatttggCACTATAGGGAGATGGTGATTGAGTTACTGATTAATACAGCGTACGgaggagagaaagaaaagtatGATTTATGCGGAGAGTATGACATCATCAAACAAATGCTTGCTAGAGACACTAAGAACTACCATGTGTGGTCCCACAAGCGCTGGGTGGTGCAGTACTTTGGTTTGTTCAGAAGTGGAGAGGAATTGCAGTACACAGAGACACtgattgatgaagatgtgAGAAACAATTCTGCGTGGAACTTTAGGCATTTCATACTATTTGGAGACAAGGCTGACGCCAAGAAAAACAGAGACACGCTTAGCCACGAGATTGGGTTTACCATTAGCCAGATTGCCAGGGCCATCACGAATCCCTCGTCGTGGAATTACTTGAAGTTCTTGTACGGAGAGTGTTTACAAGAAGAATTTCGTGATCTATACGACGAAATCAAGAAGACGGTTCTCCAATACACCCTTTCTGCCTCTGGCGACGAGGAGAGGCTTCTTGACCAGGGGCACCATCGTGTAGCTGTACCAGCATTTGAAGTGTTAGCCGAAATGCATGCTCACGAAGGTGATGCTGATGCGCAGAGACACGTCTATGGTCTCCTTGCTGAGAAACTCGACCCAGTAAGACGCAACTATTGGAAGTACAAAAGCTCACTTGTGTAG
- a CDS encoding uncharacterized protein (PKUD0C04580), translated as MSTLSKKTKGQLVEIAEDLSIDISDCKVKKEVYEVVKSYFINNADSFDTNSKYYELATLSKMGSPKKTVFVEGDDGDVKEVDIIEEEENETEQAPDSEETDGESSSDTQGGNEGVQDDKEKDVPGYKDEEDDDDDDDDDDDLDFECYTNFFKALQHGTLPDYIELKNYEIRDYLGDPYSINEVAFYIESLILLYSLSQFTHLGVYLPSSVSSILPKFINNIPVLSVDSFTCENIVTVSLWYLFAKALPLFFSYYINFTYDFDRDAFTEALAKLFFAIIVFKADVPTTIKDEIKYAFTYDSISVSTFKHFAYVATANLRYIFGNWVLIDALFTSILALYANLAFV; from the coding sequence ATGAGCACActatcaaagaaaaccaaaggCCAATTGGTCGAAATTGCAGAAGATTTGAGTATCGACATTTCCGACTGCAAGGTCAAGAAGGAGGTTTACGAAGTAGTCAAGAGCTACTTTATCAACAATGCAGACTCCTTCGATACGAATTCAAAGTATTACGAACTTGCTACGTTGTCCAAAATGGGATCTCCGAAGAAAACTGTATTTGTTGAAGGAGACGATGGCGACGTTAAAGAAGTAGACATTATcgaggaggaagaaaacGAAACTGAGCAAGCTCCCGATAGCGAAGAAACCGATGGAGAATCCTCCTCCGATACCCAAGGCGGGAATGAAGGTGTCCAAGAcgataaagaaaaagatgtCCCTGGTTATAAGgatgaagaggatgatgatgatgatgatgatgatgatgatgaccTAGATTTCGAATGTTACACAAACTTCTTTAAAGCTTTACAACACGGAACTCTTCCTGACTACATTGAGCTCAAAAACTATGAGATAAGGGATTATCTAGGCGATCCTTATTCTATCAATGAAGTTGCATTTTACATTGAatcattgatattattgTATTCTTTGTCTCAGTTCACCCACCTCGGTGTTTATCTGCCATCTTCCGTCTCTTCGATTCTTCCAAAgtttatcaacaacatcccAGTTCTATCAGTCGATTCCTTTACATGTGAAAATATCGTAACTGTGTCATTATGGTATTTGTTTGCAAAGGCTTTacctctctttttctcttatTACATTAACTTCACTTATGATTTTGATAGAGATGCATTTACCGAAGCTCTAGCTAAGTTATTCTTTGCTATCATCGTCTTCAAGGCAGATGTCCCAACTACCATCAAGGATGAAATCAAGTATGCTTTCACTTATGACAGCATTTCTGTATCCACATTTAAGCATTTTGCCTATGTTGCCACCGCTAATTTGAGATATATCTTTGGTAACTGGGTCTTAATTGATGCTCTATTCACATCAATTTTAGCGCTTTATGCAAACTTGGCGTTTGtatga
- a CDS encoding uncharacterized protein (PKUD0C04590; similar to Saccharomyces cerevisiae YJR057W (CDC8); ancestral locus Anc_1.504) has product MRFSEDILYAMPRGALIAIEGLDRTGKTTQTEYLLDKLSKLKVKHKLVKFPQRDTDIGQLINTYLTNKSLLLNDQAAHLLFSANRWELSEQIKNDLNDGITVVLDRYVYSGIAYSSAKGLDFDWCYAPDKGLPKPDLTIFLKFENEENSNRSGFGEERYEVVEFQRKVKLQFEEFTGNREWCPLFVDGLDREQVHSRIWDLIEPTIKSVQDKELLFFK; this is encoded by the coding sequence ATGAGGTTCTCTGAAGATATACTGTATGCAATGCCAAGGGGAGCTCTAATTGCGATTGAGGGATTAGACAGAACGGGGAAAACTACCCAAACAGAGTATCTATTGGATAAGCTGTCAAAGCTCAAGGTGAAGCACAAACTAGTGAAATTCCCACAACGAGATACTGACATTGGTCAATTGATCAATACATACTTGACCAATAAATCGCTTTTGTTAAACGACCAAGCTGCTCATTTGTTGTTCAGTGCCAATAGATGGGAATTATCGGAACAAATTAagaatgatttgaatgatgGCATAACTGTAGTATTAGATAGATATGTCTATTCTGGAATTGCATATTCGTCTGCCAAAGGTTTGGATTTTGATTGGTGTTATGCTCCCGACAAGGGGCTCCCCAAACCAGACTTGACTATTTTTctaaaatttgaaaatgaagaaaactCAAACCGGTCTGGGTTTGGAGAGGAAAGGtatgaagttgttgaatttcAGAGGAAAGTAAAGTTGCAGTTTGAAGAGTTCACAGGTAATAGGGAATGGTGTCCGCTATTTGTGGATGGCCTAGATAGGGAACAGGTACATTCTAGAATATGGGATCTGATAGAGCCTACAATCAAAAGTGTGCAAGATAAGGAACTACTGTTCTTTAAATAA